In Cicer arietinum cultivar CDC Frontier isolate Library 1 chromosome 1, Cicar.CDCFrontier_v2.0, whole genome shotgun sequence, one DNA window encodes the following:
- the LOC101490858 gene encoding uncharacterized protein — protein MGTVVEADDTFTKPLGRWPVFYYGMGHMLNDITAACWFTYLLLFLSDIGLSPRNAAIVMLSGQVADGFATVFVGELIDRFGHFKIWHGAGSILVAISFSSVFGGCLPCTVFTSNSIIFETVSYSVFAAIFNVGWAATQVSHMSMVSCITLNSTSRVALGSCRNAFSMVANLSLYAVALVVFSVVNGKTYANVENQYRWLAYVSIFIGCCFVGIFHLAIKEPRLKLDIHGKARARISWAYWFKSVLYYQVALIYVLTRLILNISQAYLAFYVINDLNMVPSTKALVPAMIYICSFIVSIALQEIAWTGKLLKVYYCVGCIIWIFCGAAILLLTKDMSYVMYIASVFIGIANALMLVTGVGMQNFLIGENLNGCAFVVGSLSFLDKMSCGIALYVLQSYQNVSPQLKLVLFPPSITRLGLGLVPAICALLGVVVTCTMDFHNPSNPLTAPLLV, from the exons ATGGGTACTGTTGTTGAAGCAGATGACACATTCACCAAGCCCCTAGGAAGATGGCCCGTCTTTTATTACGGCATGGGACATATGCTTAATGACATAACTGCTGCTTGCTGGTTCACCTATCTATTACTGTTCTTGAGTGATATTGGACTTTCACCAAG GAATGCAGCTATTGTGATGCTTTCAGGTCAAGTGGCTGATGGATTCGCCACTGTATTCGTCGGTGAACTG ATAGATAGGTTTGGACATTTCAAGATATGGCATGGTGCTGGATCTATATTGGTGgctatttcattttcttctgtTTTTGGTGGCTGTTTACCATGCACAGTTTTCACTtccaattcaattatttttgaaaCCGTGAGTTACAGCGTGTTTGCAGCAATTTTCAACGTGGGCTGGGCTGCTACTCAGGTTTCACACAT GTCCATGGTGAGTTGCATCACGCTGAACTCAACAAGCAGAGTTGCATTGGGTAGCTGTCGCAACGCTTTTTCCATG GTTGCCAACCTGAGTTTATACGCAGTTGCTTTGGTAGTATTCAGCGTCGTCAATGGAAAAACGTATGCTAATGTTGAGAATCAG TACCGCTGGCTTGCATATGTCTCGATTTTTATTGGATGTTGCTTTGTTGGCATATTTCATCTTGCAATTAAAGAACCCAG ATTGAAGTTGGACATACATGGAAAGGCTCGTGCGAGGATTTCATGGGCTTACTGGTTCAAGAGTGTTTTATATTACCAAGTTGCTCTTATTTATGTCCTCACAAGATTAATTCTCAACATTTCACAG GCGTACCTTGCTTTTTATGTGATCAATGACCTAAACATGGTTCCATCAACCAAAGCTTTG gtTCCTGCTATGATATACATCTGCAGTTTCATCGTATCTATTGCATTACAG GAGATTGCATGGACTGGCAAACTTCTCAAAGTTTACTATTGTGTTGGATgcattatttggattttttgtGGTGCAGCGATCCTCCTATTAACTAAGGATATGAGTTATGTCATGTACATAGCTTCAGTATTTATTGGCATAGCAAATGCCCTCATGCTG GTAACTGGAGTAGGCATGCAAAATTTTCTCATTGGAGAGAATCTTAATGGTTGTGCTTTTGTTGTTGGATCATTGAGCTTTTTGGACAAAATGTCATGTGGTATAGCTTTATATGTTCTTCAATCATATCAAA ATGTCTCTCCACAGCTCAAGCTAGTTCTGTTTCCTCCTTCAATCACAAGGTTGGGCTTAGGTCTTGTTCCTGCAATTTGTGCATTACTTGGTGTGGTAGTAACTTGCACAATGGATTTCCACAATCCTTCAAACCCTTTGACGGCACCATTATTGGTATAG